The genomic DNA CAAATTGGCGCCGGGGGCGGTGGCGCCGGTCCCGCTGCGCAAGAAACGTCAGCTCGCCGCCGCGCCTGAGTCGAGCGCCTGAATCGGCCATCTGCCGTCGCCGTTCTCTGCACCACGGTTGTCCCGAGGTTGCGATGACCGCCCTCAGGTTGAAAGCGGCGAGTAGGCCGGCGTCGAAACCGGCGAGTGGCCTGACGGCTCAGTCGTCGCTGTGGTGCAAGCCCCTTCGGGTGGAGAGTAATTCGAGCTCGGGTCGGCTGGCGACCATCCGTTCGGCGGCGTCGAGCACGTCGAGCACGTCGAGCACGTCGACCACGTGGGCACGGTCGGCGGCGACGACGGCGACGCCGATGCCGGCGCGGCGGTGCAGATCCTGGGCGCCGGATTCGGCGGCCGACACCGCGAGCTTGCGGTGCAGCTCGGCGATCACCGGCCGGATGGCCGAGCGCTTCTGTTTGAGCGAGTGCACATCACCGAGCAGCAGGTCGAACTCCATCCAGCCGATCCACATGGCCGGTTCAGCGGGGTGGGGTCGGGGCGGGCGGCGTAGACCCTTCGGCACCTGCGCCCATCACCAGTAACAGGTCGGCGGTGTGTCGGGTCAGCTGCCAGCCGTCGCCGTGCGGGGTGAATTCCATCGGGAAGCTGAAATCGCGCGCCGAATTCTCACCGCCCGCGATGACCTTGACGGTAGCCACCACGTTCTTCGGCTCGGTTTGCGACCAGGCCAGATCGGTGGCCTCGAAGGTCAGCCGGGTGAAGCCGTTGTCGGCCAGCGCGCGGCCGAACTTATCGAGCGCAGCGGCGTCATCGGCGGTGCCCTGTTCCACCAGGACGACCTTGTCGGCGCCGGGGACATTGACGTCGGCCAACCGATCCAGCACACCGGTCAGTGCTTCAGGGGCAGGCAGCGGCGCGGCCGGCGGCGTCTCCGGCATGGTCGTCGATTGCACGCTGGTCGTCGGGTGCGAAGTCTTGGCCGGGTGGTCGCCACTACTGCACCCGCAGAGCCCAAGTGCCGCCACGATCGTGGCGGCACTCAGGACTGCGATGCGGCTGCGGTTCAATTACCTACTCAGCCGACTGAAGACAGCAGGTTCAAGGCCGATCCCTTGGAAATCTGCCAGCCGGTGGGGCTCGGCCCCGCCACGAACTGGATATTCTGGGTGGCGGTGCCGCCGGTGGCCGAGGTCGCGGTCACGTCGGCGTACGCCACGCCGCCCTGGTCGTCGATGTTGGCGATGTCGAAGGTCAGCGGGAACTTCCCTTCCGCAGCGGCCTTGCTGTACGCGCGGTCCGCGGCGATGCTCTCGATGCGACCGATGCCACCCTGGATGTAGGGGGCCTTGCCGCTGAACGAGCCGCCGCTGGAGAGCGCCTGCAAGGTCTGCACCAGTGGCGACGCCAGATCCGGTGCCGGGGTGGCCGGCAGGGGCGCGTCGAACACGACCGGCTGGATCGCCGGGGCGGCCGACATGCCGCTGGATGCAATAGAAGTCACACCCGCCGCTGCTCCGCCCACCACGGCGGCGGCAGCAGCTGCGGTGATAAAGCCGGTAACGAGGGTTTTCAAGGCCACGATTGTCCTTTCGATCGGACCAACTGAACTAAGAGGCTAACAGTGGTGCTGGTGTGTCTCGTTCCTAGAGCGCACACAATGGCTGAATCGCCGGTAGCGTTGAAGTTGTTACTGCACCAACTTACGGTGCGGGAGGGAGCGCAATATGAGTGAGTCAGAGCGTTCGGACGGCCATGCCGAGAGTTTCTCGGCCGGCCACTCGCAACCTATGTCCAGCGAAGATGCCGCAGAGCTGGAATCGCTGCGGCGTGAGGCTGCGGTTCTCCGTGAGCAACTGGAGAATGCGGTAGGGCCCCAGAGTGGGCTGCGCAGTGCCCGTGACGTCCACCAGCTTGAGGCGCGGATCGACTCGCTCGCGTCGCGTAACGCGAAGCTCATGGACACACTCAAAGAAGCCCGCCAGCAACTGCTCGCACTGCGCGAGGAGGTGGACCGCCTGGGTCAGCCGCCCAGCGGCTACGGCGTGCTGCTGGGCACTCATGAGGACGACACCGTCGACGTGTTCACCTCCGGGCGCAAGATGCGACTCACCTGCTCGCCGAACATCGAGACCTCCTCGCTCAAGCAGGGCCAGACGGTCCGGCTCAACGAGGCGCTCACCGTGGTCGAGGCCGGCAACTTCGAGGCTGTCGGCGAGATCAGCACGTTGCGCGAAATCCTGTCCGACGGTCACCGGGCACTGGTGGTCGGGCACGCCGACGAGGAGCGCATCGTGTGGCTGGCCGAGCCTCTGGTCGCCGCCGAGGATCTGCCCGACCTTCCTGACGCCAGGCAAGACGATGACCGGCCCCGCAAACTGCGTCCCGGCGATTCCCTGCTGGTCGACACGAAGGCCGGATACGCCTTCGAGCGCATTCCGAAGGCCGAGGTCGAGGACCTGGTGCTCGAAGAGGTGCCCGACGTCAGCTACAGCGACATCGGCGGCTTGGGCCGGCAGATCGAGCAGATCCGCGACGCGGTGGAGCTGCCCTTC from Mycobacterium sp. DL440 includes the following:
- a CDS encoding DUF503 domain-containing protein, producing the protein MWIGWMEFDLLLGDVHSLKQKRSAIRPVIAELHRKLAVSAAESGAQDLHRRAGIGVAVVAADRAHVVDVLDVLDVLDAAERMVASRPELELLSTRRGLHHSDD